In one Deinococcus carri genomic region, the following are encoded:
- a CDS encoding acyl-CoA dehydrogenase family protein, producing the protein MTVQDQPAPFSAPEATPPLLPRTLMQPEHEAFRRTVRRFFETEVAPYTEQFERDGHIPRQLWNRAGELGLLLTAIPEEYGGMGGDRLFSTVLMEEQGRVLASATGFMLHSDIVAPYILHYGTEEQKRRYLPGMATGERVGAIAMTEPGAGSDLQGIKTRAEDKGDHYLLSGSKIFITNGYLADLVIVVARTGNTGKGSRDLSLLLVETNSEGFSKGKPLKKMGMKGQDTCELFFSDVRVPKENLLGQEGQGFRMLMQELPWERLIIAIEAQAAAEAVFDLTRQYVKERQAFGQAVMDFQVTRHKLAELQTEISLGRTYVDECTRAMLGGKLTPQAASAAKYWVSEMCSRVMDACVQLHGGYGYMWEYPVARAFVDNRAHRIYGGTNEIMKELISRAL; encoded by the coding sequence ATGACCGTTCAGGACCAGCCCGCCCCCTTCAGCGCGCCCGAGGCCACCCCACCGCTGCTGCCGCGCACCCTGATGCAGCCCGAACACGAGGCGTTCCGGCGCACCGTCCGGCGCTTCTTTGAAACGGAGGTCGCGCCTTACACCGAGCAGTTCGAGCGTGACGGTCACATTCCGCGGCAACTCTGGAACCGCGCGGGGGAACTGGGGCTGCTGCTGACCGCCATCCCCGAGGAGTACGGCGGCATGGGCGGCGACCGCCTCTTTTCCACCGTGCTGATGGAGGAGCAGGGCCGGGTCCTCGCCAGCGCCACCGGCTTCATGCTGCACTCGGACATCGTGGCCCCGTACATCCTCCACTACGGCACCGAGGAGCAGAAGCGCCGCTACCTGCCCGGGATGGCGACGGGGGAGCGGGTCGGGGCCATCGCCATGACCGAGCCGGGCGCGGGGTCGGACCTCCAGGGCATCAAGACCCGCGCGGAGGACAAAGGCGACCATTACCTCCTGAGCGGCTCCAAGATCTTCATCACCAACGGGTATCTGGCCGACCTCGTGATCGTGGTTGCCAGGACCGGGAACACGGGCAAGGGCAGCCGCGACCTCAGCCTGCTGCTCGTCGAAACGAACTCGGAGGGCTTTTCCAAGGGCAAGCCACTCAAGAAGATGGGCATGAAGGGCCAGGACACCTGCGAGCTGTTCTTCAGCGACGTGCGGGTGCCCAAGGAGAACCTGCTGGGGCAGGAAGGCCAGGGCTTCAGGATGCTGATGCAGGAGCTGCCCTGGGAGCGCCTGATTATCGCCATCGAGGCGCAGGCCGCCGCAGAAGCCGTGTTCGACCTGACGCGCCAGTATGTCAAGGAGCGTCAGGCGTTCGGGCAGGCCGTGATGGACTTTCAGGTGACGCGGCACAAGCTCGCCGAACTCCAGACCGAGATCAGCCTGGGCCGCACCTACGTGGACGAATGCACCCGCGCGATGCTCGGCGGCAAACTCACCCCGCAGGCCGCCTCCGCCGCGAAATACTGGGTGTCGGAGATGTGCAGCCGCGTGATGGACGCCTGCGTGCAGCTTCACGGCGGCTACGGCTACATGTGGGAGTACCCGGTGGCGCGCGCCTTCGTGGACAACCGCGCCCACCGCATCTACGGCGGCACCAACGAGATCATGAAGGAACTGATCTCGCGCGCGCTGTGA
- a CDS encoding 3-hydroxyacyl-CoA dehydrogenase NAD-binding domain-containing protein, with amino-acid sequence MSNPIEYAREGKLVTLTMNWPGAVNLMDADFIPSFRETLDRLEGEKDDIAGVILRSAKPTFFAGADLKMFLGMDRSDPQALFDLIEGTKAELRRIEKLGKPVVAVIEGSALGGGFEVALACHHRVVVDHPKTQLGMPEVTLGLLPGGGGVTRMVRHLGVQAALPFLLEGKLMRPAELAELGLAELAPDAEAATRQALAWIEANPVPVKPWDQKGYKIPGGKPYTPALAQLQIAAPAMLLARTKGTLPAPEAVLSAAVEGAQVDFDTASRIESRYLTRLVLHPVSRNMIGTLFLGMNEIKAGAGRPKDVPKFRVQKLGILGAGMMGAGIAYAAATKGIDVVLLDTEQSKAEKGKAYSEGLLDKGLKRGKVSEERRAETLGRIQPTTRFEDLEGCDLIIEAVFEDPDIKADVTRKAEPMLREGGLYASNTSTIPITDLAQASQNPARFIGLHFFSPVDRMQLVEIIRGRETSDESVAHALDFAAQIGKVPIVVNDSRGFYTSRVFGQYVNEGAAMLAEGIPAAVIENAALQAGMPVGPLAVLDEVTLTLPLHVEASAKKAGAEPKERHPGLAVLERMVDLGRTGRSAGKGFYDYPEGQPKRLWSGLKDLSPQQGRGEYDLQELRDRLLYAQAVDAAHVAETGVLTEGRDLNVGSILGLGFPVWTGGAHQFIEFVGREQFVQRARELAARHGSRFEPPAGLLKGTDLQEGQYAGLGE; translated from the coding sequence ATGAGCAACCCCATCGAGTACGCGCGCGAGGGGAAACTCGTCACCCTCACGATGAACTGGCCGGGTGCCGTGAACCTGATGGACGCGGACTTCATCCCCAGCTTCCGCGAGACACTGGACCGGCTGGAGGGGGAAAAGGATGACATCGCGGGCGTGATCCTGCGCTCGGCCAAGCCCACCTTCTTCGCCGGGGCCGACCTCAAGATGTTCCTGGGCATGGACCGCAGCGACCCCCAGGCCCTCTTCGACCTGATCGAGGGCACCAAGGCCGAGCTGCGGCGCATCGAGAAGCTGGGCAAACCCGTCGTGGCCGTGATCGAGGGCAGCGCCCTGGGCGGCGGGTTCGAGGTGGCCCTCGCCTGCCACCACCGCGTCGTGGTGGACCACCCGAAGACGCAGCTCGGGATGCCGGAAGTCACCCTGGGCCTGCTGCCCGGCGGGGGCGGCGTGACCCGCATGGTCCGGCACCTGGGCGTGCAGGCGGCGCTGCCCTTCCTGCTGGAAGGCAAGCTGATGCGGCCCGCCGAACTCGCGGAGCTTGGCCTCGCGGAACTCGCGCCGGATGCCGAAGCCGCCACGCGGCAGGCCCTCGCCTGGATAGAGGCGAACCCCGTACCCGTCAAGCCCTGGGACCAGAAGGGATACAAGATTCCCGGCGGCAAGCCCTACACGCCCGCGCTGGCGCAACTCCAGATCGCCGCGCCCGCCATGCTGCTCGCCCGGACAAAGGGCACCCTGCCCGCCCCCGAAGCAGTGCTGAGCGCCGCCGTCGAGGGCGCACAGGTGGATTTCGACACCGCCAGCCGCATCGAGTCGCGCTACCTCACGCGGCTGGTGCTGCACCCGGTCAGCCGCAACATGATCGGCACCCTGTTTCTGGGCATGAACGAGATCAAGGCGGGTGCGGGCCGCCCGAAGGACGTGCCGAAGTTCCGGGTGCAGAAGCTCGGCATCCTCGGCGCGGGAATGATGGGTGCAGGCATCGCCTACGCCGCCGCGACGAAGGGCATCGACGTGGTGCTGCTCGACACCGAGCAATCCAAAGCCGAGAAGGGCAAGGCGTACAGCGAGGGGCTGCTCGACAAGGGCCTGAAGCGCGGCAAGGTCAGCGAGGAGCGCCGGGCCGAGACCCTGGGGCGCATCCAGCCGACGACCCGTTTTGAAGACCTGGAAGGCTGCGACCTGATCATCGAGGCGGTCTTCGAGGACCCCGACATCAAGGCCGACGTGACGCGGAAGGCCGAGCCGATGCTCCGCGAGGGCGGCCTGTACGCCTCGAACACCAGCACCATCCCTATCACCGACCTGGCGCAGGCCAGCCAGAACCCCGCCCGCTTCATCGGCCTGCACTTCTTCAGCCCGGTGGACCGGATGCAGCTCGTCGAGATTATCCGGGGCAGGGAGACCAGCGACGAGTCGGTGGCCCACGCCCTCGACTTCGCGGCGCAGATCGGCAAGGTGCCCATCGTGGTCAACGACTCGCGCGGTTTTTACACCAGCCGGGTCTTCGGGCAGTACGTGAACGAGGGGGCCGCGATGCTCGCCGAGGGCATCCCCGCCGCCGTGATCGAGAACGCCGCGCTGCAAGCCGGGATGCCGGTGGGGCCGCTCGCGGTGCTCGACGAGGTGACGCTGACCCTGCCGCTGCACGTGGAGGCCTCCGCGAAGAAGGCGGGCGCAGAACCCAAAGAACGCCACCCCGGCCTGGCCGTGCTGGAGCGCATGGTGGACCTGGGCCGCACCGGGCGCAGCGCCGGCAAGGGCTTCTACGACTACCCGGAGGGCCAGCCCAAGCGCCTCTGGAGCGGCCTGAAGGACCTCTCCCCCCAGCAGGGGCGCGGCGAGTACGACCTGCAGGAGCTGCGCGACCGCCTGCTGTACGCGCAGGCGGTGGACGCGGCGCATGTCGCGGAGACGGGGGTGCTGACCGAGGGCCGCGACCTGAACGTCGGCAGCATCCTGGGCCTGGGCTTCCCGGTCTGGACGGGCGGCGCGCACCAGTTCATCGAATTCGTGGGGCGCGAGCAGTTCGTTCAGCGGGCCAGGGAACTCGCCGCCCGGCACGGCTCCCGCTTCGAGCCGCCCGCCGGCCTCCTGAAGGGCACCGACCTCCAGGAGGGGCAGTACGCGGGGCTGGGCGAGTAG
- a CDS encoding CoA transferase, protein MTPADSSTAASHASGPLSGFRAVSLATNIPGPVAAGLLVREGLSVTKVEPPTGDMLRSASEALYDELRTGMTVQTLDLRLPEGQQALGTLLQDADLLITSQRPSALARLGVTADALAALNPRLCWVEIVGDEDAPEVPGHDLTYQLQVGLVRPPQMPTTLIADLAGAQEAARAALALLLGRERGRSERHRRVGLKQAAAGMALPVRHGLTAPGGWLSGALPQYRLYPLRDGWAGVAALEPHFGRRLAGTLGGQDPDRFLRGLTVDECNRLAHEHDLPVHAVKSAS, encoded by the coding sequence TTGACCCCAGCAGATTCCAGCACGGCCGCTTCCCACGCCTCCGGCCCGCTCTCCGGCTTCCGGGCCGTCAGCCTCGCCACCAACATCCCCGGTCCGGTCGCGGCAGGCCTGCTCGTCCGGGAGGGCCTGAGCGTCACCAAAGTCGAGCCGCCCACCGGGGACATGCTGCGGAGCGCTTCCGAGGCCCTCTACGATGAACTGCGGACGGGCATGACCGTGCAGACCCTCGACCTGCGCTTGCCTGAAGGGCAGCAGGCGCTGGGAACACTGCTGCAAGACGCCGACCTGCTGATCACCAGCCAGCGCCCCTCGGCCCTCGCCCGGCTGGGTGTGACGGCAGACGCCCTCGCGGCGCTCAATCCCCGGTTGTGCTGGGTGGAAATCGTGGGGGACGAGGACGCCCCCGAGGTGCCCGGCCACGACCTCACCTACCAGTTGCAGGTCGGCCTGGTGCGCCCCCCGCAGATGCCGACCACCCTGATTGCGGACCTCGCCGGGGCGCAGGAGGCCGCACGGGCGGCCCTCGCCCTGCTGCTGGGCCGCGAGCGGGGAAGGAGCGAACGTCACCGCCGCGTGGGGCTGAAGCAGGCGGCGGCCGGGATGGCCCTCCCCGTCCGCCACGGCCTGACCGCGCCGGGCGGGTGGCTGTCGGGCGCGCTGCCGCAGTACCGCCTCTATCCCCTGCGGGACGGCTGGGCTGGGGTGGCCGCGCTCGAACCCCACTTCGGGCGGCGGCTGGCCGGGACGCTGGGCGGGCAGGACCCGGACCGCTTCCTGCGGGGCCTGACGGTGGACGAGTGTAACCGCCTGGCCCACGAACACGACCTGCCTGTTCACGCCGTGAAATCTGCATCCTGA
- a CDS encoding TetR/AcrR family transcriptional regulator, which translates to MPPMISPAPRRTQAERSEAMREKLIGATLDCLVTEGYVGLTIGKIVERAEVSRGAPLHHFSTKAALIEAAAGEVVRRVSRKLALAFERSKNAPDPLEAFALAAWRDIFTAQEGVLLSELTYASRREPELGAIVRRLWTRMYRVMSRVAVRYVHSQDPTVPPGRVIFLTQWLMRGMAQDFPLGAPPELFEAYLKLWRRVLGSAIQS; encoded by the coding sequence ATGCCCCCGATGATCTCCCCCGCCCCACGCCGCACCCAGGCCGAACGCAGCGAGGCCATGCGCGAGAAGCTGATCGGCGCGACGCTGGACTGCCTGGTCACCGAGGGGTATGTCGGGCTGACCATCGGCAAGATCGTGGAGCGGGCGGAGGTGTCGCGCGGTGCCCCGCTGCACCACTTCAGCACCAAGGCGGCCCTGATCGAGGCCGCCGCTGGGGAGGTGGTGCGCCGCGTCTCCCGCAAGCTCGCCCTGGCCTTCGAGCGCAGCAAAAACGCCCCCGACCCCCTGGAAGCCTTTGCCCTCGCCGCCTGGCGCGACATCTTCACGGCGCAGGAGGGCGTGCTGCTGTCGGAACTCACCTACGCCAGCCGCCGCGAACCGGAACTGGGGGCCATCGTGCGGCGGTTGTGGACGCGCATGTACCGCGTGATGAGCCGCGTGGCGGTGCGCTATGTCCACAGCCAGGACCCCACTGTTCCGCCGGGCCGCGTGATCTTCCTGACGCAGTGGCTGATGCGCGGCATGGCGCAGGATTTCCCCCTGGGTGCTCCCCCCGAACTGTTCGAGGCGTACCTGAAGCTGTGGCGGCGGGTGCTGGGCAGCGCCATCCAGAGCTGA
- a CDS encoding acetyl-CoA C-acetyltransferase, which produces MQEVYIYDAIRTPRGRGRANGSLHEVKPVNLVVGLLEELRARHDLDTSQVDDVVLGCVTPVLEQGFDVARMAVLLSSWDEGVPGVQLNRFCSSGLEAVQQAAGRIRSGWENLIVAGGVESMSRVPMGTDMGAPFDPASALEMHFVPQGISADLIATLEGFTREEVDAYAAESQKRAHAAQRAGHFCRSVVPVGDMNGLTILARDEFLRPETTAESLSQLKPSFADQGKLGFDAVAQLKYPEVEHINHVHTAGNSSGIVDGAALVLLGSREAGERQGLTPRARIVSVGRVGTEPTIMLTGPVPASRKALDAAGLTPEDIDLFEVNEAFAVVPMQFMRELNVPHEKVNVNGGSIALGHPLGATGAVILGTVLDELERRGERYGLCTLCVGGGMGNAVIVERVDGFVEGAGA; this is translated from the coding sequence ATGCAAGAGGTCTACATCTACGACGCGATTCGCACCCCGCGGGGCCGTGGCCGGGCGAACGGCTCGCTGCACGAGGTCAAGCCCGTGAACCTGGTGGTAGGGCTGCTGGAGGAACTCCGGGCACGCCATGACCTCGACACCTCGCAGGTGGACGACGTGGTGCTGGGCTGCGTGACGCCGGTGCTGGAGCAGGGCTTCGACGTGGCGCGCATGGCGGTGCTGCTCTCCTCCTGGGACGAGGGCGTGCCGGGTGTGCAGCTCAACCGCTTCTGCTCGTCGGGGCTGGAGGCCGTGCAGCAGGCGGCGGGGCGCATCCGCAGCGGCTGGGAGAACCTGATCGTGGCGGGCGGCGTCGAGAGCATGAGCCGCGTGCCGATGGGGACGGATATGGGTGCCCCCTTCGACCCCGCCAGCGCCCTGGAGATGCACTTCGTGCCGCAGGGCATCAGCGCCGACCTGATCGCCACCCTGGAGGGCTTTACCCGTGAGGAGGTGGACGCCTACGCCGCCGAGAGCCAGAAGCGCGCCCACGCCGCCCAGCGGGCCGGGCACTTCTGCCGGAGCGTGGTGCCCGTGGGGGACATGAACGGTCTGACCATCCTCGCGCGGGACGAGTTCCTGCGGCCCGAGACGACCGCCGAGAGCCTCTCGCAGCTCAAGCCTTCCTTCGCGGACCAGGGCAAGCTCGGCTTCGACGCGGTGGCGCAGCTCAAGTACCCCGAGGTCGAGCACATCAACCACGTCCACACCGCCGGGAACTCCAGCGGCATCGTGGACGGCGCGGCGCTGGTGCTGCTCGGCTCGCGGGAGGCGGGGGAGCGGCAGGGCCTGACGCCCCGCGCCCGCATCGTCAGCGTGGGGCGCGTCGGCACCGAGCCGACCATCATGCTGACCGGCCCGGTCCCCGCCAGCCGCAAGGCGCTGGACGCGGCGGGCCTGACGCCCGAAGACATCGACCTTTTCGAGGTGAACGAAGCGTTCGCGGTGGTGCCCATGCAGTTCATGCGCGAGCTGAACGTGCCGCACGAGAAGGTCAACGTGAACGGCGGCTCCATCGCGCTGGGGCACCCGCTGGGCGCGACCGGGGCCGTCATCCTGGGCACGGTCCTCGACGAGCTGGAACGCCGGGGCGAGCGGTACGGCCTGTGCACCCTCTGCGTGGGCGGCGGCATGGGCAATGCGGTGATCGTCGAGCGGGTGGACGGCTTCGTGGAAGGAGCGGGCGCATGA